The genomic DNA CAGGTGTGGAAAACAGGGGGGTGAATTAGAATATTTGAGATTTGAAACTTTGAAAACACATCTCAAACCGAGGATCACATATCTGAAACCGAGGATCAGATGTCTCATTCCGAGGATCACATATCTCAAACCGAGGATCACATATCTCATTCCGAGGATCACACATCTGAAACCGAGAGTCACATATCTGAAACCGAGGATCAGATGTCTGAAACCGAGAGTCAGATGTCTGAAGCCGAGAGTCACATATCTCAAACCGACGATCACATATCTCAAACCGAGGATCACATATCTCATTCCGAGGATCACATATCTCATTCCGAGGATCACATATCTCATTCCGAGGATCACACATCTCATTCCGAGGATCACATATCTCATTCCGAGGATCACATATCTCAAACCGAGGATCAGATGTCTCAAACCGAGGATCACATATCGGAAACCGAGGATCACATATCTGAAACCGAGAGTCACACATGTAAAACCGGGCACTTTAGGTGTTAATATTTTTCAGACGCGATTGCCCTGCCGGAGGGATACTTTACAACCCCGTTCGAAAAATTTTCCCCGAAGTTGGGCAAGGTTCAATCATTGTGTTTTCGCCATGCGCTTGCTATCTACTACTTGTCCGTCCACCACGAGTGCATAGGTGTACAACTTTGATAAGACGAAAGCCAAGAGGTTATTGCTAGCAAGCGTTCCATGTTTACACCCGCTTCCTTTTCCTACAAAAGTATTTTCTACTCCGGGCACTTGAAGCACATCAAAACCATTTATGAAATATCCGAAACCGAGAGTGTTGTTGTTGGTGATGCCCTCTGCTTACAAACAGAAAATATAAAAGATCAATCCCTCTTCACCGAATCTCCCGGGGTGAGTTCGTTCGGCTCATCGGGTTTGCGCGTCTCCTCTGTTTTTTCTTCTGCATAATGTTTTTCAATATTTGAAATTCCTTCTGCAATATTTTTTTTGATCGAGTCGGTTGCGCTGGTAATTTCTTTCAATTCATTTTCAATATTCACTTCGCGCTGAATTTCTGCAGAACTTTTTTCGATCTCTCTTTGAATTTCCGCTGTTGCATTTTTCATCTCGCGCATGCCTTTACCGAGCGCGCGCGCCATGTCAGGTAATTTATCGGCACCAAAAAAAATAAGGATAAACATCACGATGAGAAAAACTTCTCCCGATCCGAGATTCAGAAATAAAACAATGAATGCGTTCATCATTACAAATGTAAGAATAGAATCTGCGTGAAAACAGAACAGCCGTTACTCGGTGAAAAGCAACGGCTGTTTTAACAGGATGATGGATTTTATTTCGCAGCATCAGCATCCTTGCGGCGATCGAAATCGACCACGATAGGAGTAGCAATGCACAATGAAGAATAAGTTCCGATGATGACACCGATAAGAAGCGCGAAAGAAAAACCGCGGATGGTTTCTCCACCGAACCAGAATATCGCCGAGAGTACGAAGAAAGTGATCATGGAAGTATTGATGGTTCTTGTCAATGTAGAATTCAAAGCATAGTTGATCGTAGAACGTTTTTCCATATTGCCAAGTGTCTTTCCTTCCTTGGCAAGGAATTCGCGGATCCTGTCGAATACCACAACGGTATCCGTCATTGAATAACCCATCACGGTAAGGATCGCGGCGACGAAATGCTGATCGACTTCCAATGGGAAAGGAAGAATTCCATCGAAGATCGTGTAACAGGAAAGTACTACGAGCACATCATGCACAAGCGCGGCCACGGCGCCGAGTCCGTATTGCCATTTCCGGAATCGCATGAGAATGTAAAGAAACATCAGGATGCACGAGACAATGATCACGACAAAAGATTTTGCAATGACCTCATTCGCGATCGTTGGCCCCACTTTTATAGAACTCAACACTTCGTATTTGGCTCCTCCGTCACCCGAATTAATTCCGGCATCTAATTTTTTACGAACCAGCGTATCTACCGCACCGGTCACTTCATTCGCCATATAGTTCGTCGTAATTTTCAGCTGGTCATTACCACCGGCAGTTTTCACTTCCGGCGCCATTCCAAACTGAACTTTCAGCGCCTCGCGGACCTTTTCACGATCCACATTTTTTGTAAAACGCACCGTGTAAGAACGGCCACCGCTGAAATCCACACCGAGGGTGAATCCATTATGCTTGAACCAGAAAATAACGCCGGTAATAATAATGGCGCTGGAAAACATATAATAGAATTTTCTTCTTCCCACAAAATCGACCTTCGCATTTCGCAAAACATTTTCAGTTGCAGGAACAGAGAAAGGAATTTTCTGCTCTTTCTTCAGCATCCAGTCGAAAATAAGCCGTGTAATAAATATCGCGCAGAAAAGAGAACTGATGATACCAATGATAAGCGTAGTAGCAAATCCCTGTACCGGTCCTGTTCCGAATGAATAAAGAATGATACCGAGAATAAGTGTAGTGAGGTTCGAGTCAAGAATGGAAGACATCGCATGCTTGTAACCATCGGCCAGCGCATTGTTCAGTGATTTTCCTTCGCGCAATTCCTCGCGCACACGCTCGAATATGAGCACGTTCGCATCCACCGAAAGTGCGATCGTGAGTACGATACCTGCAATACCGGGAAGTGTGAGCACTGCGCCGAGTGAACTGAGAATTCCCATAATGAAAAACACGTTCACGAAAAGTGCGATGTCGGCAACCCAGCCCGCTTTGTTGTAATAGAATCCCATGTAGATGAGAACGACAACGAGCGCTACGAGGAAGGAGATCATTCCTGCACGGATCGCTTCTTCACCAAGCGTTGCGCCCACCACTGTTTTTTCCACGATGATCGCAGGAGCAGGAAGTTTTCCGGTATTCAAAACATTCACTAAATCATCCGCTTCTTTGTTCGTGAAATTTCCGGTGATCTGCGAAGTTCCATTCGGAATTTCACCTTGTACTGTTGGATACGTGTAAACATAATTATCAAGAACAATGGCAACACTTCTGCCCACATTCGCTTTGGTGAGTCGTGCCCAGGAATGTGTTCCCTCTGCATTCATCGTCATGGAAATTTCCGGTGAGCCGGAACCATTCATGCGATCGAATTGTTTGCGCGCATCGGTAACCACATCGCCCATGAGTGATGCGCGTCCTTCAGGCCCTGCTTTAAGTGCAATGAGATAAAGGAATGGTTGGCCTGTTGTGAGATATTCCGGTTTTACACTCCACGCAAAACGCATATCGTGCGGGAACATGGGCGCAATTTCGGGTCGCCGCAGGTAACCCGCAATGACGGAAGTATCTTTAACGAGCACACCGAAAAGCATCGGGCCTTTCCCTTGTTGATTGCTTAGAACAATATGATCGCTGATCGGGGTTGCTTCGTTTTTTCCTGCTGCTTTATTGGCTGCCTGTGTAAGTGAATCGAGCGCTTTCTTCGTACTGTCAACACGTTTTACTTCTGTGATCCAGTTTTTATTCGCAATAGAATCGGCGTGCAGGGAATCTTTTTTTGTTTTTGCATCCTTGTAAACTGCAATCTTCTTTGTTGAATCGGGGAACAGTGTATCTTTTTTATAACCGAGAAGGACGCTGAGTTTATCATTCGCCTCTTTCAGTTTCGGAGCCACTTCACTGTATTCATAAGTTTCCCAGAATTCAAGATTAGCCGCGGTCTTCAGAAGATGATCTACTCGCTCTTCATCTTTTACACCCGGAAGCTCCACGAGAATTCTGTTTGTTCCTTTCAGGTGCTGCACATTGGCTTGGGCTACTCCGAATTTATTGATACGCGTTTCAATGACAAGTTTTGCGCGATCTACAGCTGCTTCATTTTCTTTCCTGATGGCAGCGAGTACCTGCTCATCCGTAGAATTGAAAGTGATATCATATTGTTTAAGCTGTGCTGCGAAAAGACTGGAGAGGCGCGCCTGCGGGTTCTGCGCGCGATAAGCTTTAGCAAAAAGCGAAATGAAATCTTCATTCGATTTCAGCTGTGCGTCTTTTGCTTTCAGAATAGCTTGCGTAAAATCGGGCGAGTTGGAATAATTCGCGAGTGCACGAATAATATCAGGCGTCGAAACTTCGATCGTCACGTTCATTCCGCCTTTGAGGTCAAGACCAAGATTCAACTCTTTGTCTTTGCAACTCTCATACGTGTAAAGTCCGAGGTAGATCTTTTTTCCTGCAATAGAATCGTCGAGGAAAAAATGTTCGCGTGCGGTGATCACCGAATCGATGATCTCTCTCAGTTTGATGGAATCGCCGTTAGCTCTTGCTTTCGCCCAATCGGAAATTTTAGGATTCTGAGAATAATTTACTGCGTATAGATGCGCCTTTTTTTCCCAGTTACGTGTTACGAAAGAAAACGAGAGGTAGAACAGGCAGCTTGCCGCCATAAGAATGGCGAAAATCCGGATAGCTCCTTTGATGTTTTGCATAGTGAATTTATAGTTCCGGAAATGGCGACTCAATCAGTCAAAACCAGTTCCAAAATGGAGGGTGCAAATATATAAGAAAAACCTAATTGCCCAACGAAACCTGCCCCACTGCAAAACGCTGTTATTTAAGCTATCTTTACTGCTCTCCCCGACTTATAATGAACATCAGAAAAGTACTCATGAGCAAACTTTTTTTTGCGACGGTCGGCCTTGTTTTTTTATCATTTTTTAATACGCAGGCGCAATCCGTCACCGGTTTCGACCGCATTGATTCCGTTCGTGTTTTCCAGAATGCGCAACAACTGCTTTATCCGTGGGCAGGAGGAATGAATTATGTGATGTTCTCCGAGATTGATCTGAATCTCGATGGTATCAATGATCTTTTTGTTTTTGACCGCACCGGAAATAAGATCACCACGTATTTGAACAACGGAACTCCCAACCAGGTAGATTATGTACTCGCGCCTCAATATGTGAGCCGGTTTCCATTACTCCACGACTGGGCCATTCTGCGCGATTACAATTGCGATGGCAAAGCCGATATTTTCACTTATTCTATAGCAGGATTTTCCATCTGGAAAAATACGTCAACGGTTGCCGGCGGAGTTTCTTTTCAACTCGTGCAGTATCTCGTGAATACAGATCGTTCTCCGAACAGTTCGCATTTCATCGGAAATTTATTCGTGAGCCAGATCGATATTCCTGCTATCCGCGATATGGACGGTGACGGAGACCTGGATGTTCTCACTTATGAAAACGGCGGAGGAAGAATTGAATATCATAAGAACATGGGAATGGAATTGTACGGCACCTGCGATTCTGTTCATTACATCGTTTCTTCCAATTGCTGGGGCGAATTAACAGAGAATGCACTCAACGCACAGATCACACTGGGCACTACTTGTCCTCCTCCGCCTGATGTGGATCACGCTGATGCCTATTCCACTTTTCACATGAATCTTCATTCCGGTTCCTGCATCGAATGCATCAACACGAATAATGATAATGACCAGGATGTAATCATCGGCGATATTTCAAGTTCTGCAATGGCGTACGTGCGCAATGGCGGAACCACTGCTTATGCTATTGGAGATCTTGTTGACCAGGCGTGGCCGAATTACGACAGCTCTGTGACGATGGATGTTTTCAATTGCGGATTTCATCTCGATGTGAATAACGATGGATTGAAAGATGTGATCATTTGTCCGCAGGCGCAGAATACTTCTGAAGATCACACCAGCGTTCAGTATTACAAAAACACAAACACGAATTCTGATGTGCAGGTGACTTTTGTGCAGGACGCTTTCATGCAGGATAAAATGATCGATCTCGGCGAAGGAAGTTATCCGGTGTTTTATGATTATGATAATGATGGCGATTCTGATCTTGTCATTGGTAATTTCGGTTATTACGACAGCGGGAATCCTTACAAAACAAAAATTGCATTGCTGA from Bacteroidota bacterium includes the following:
- a CDS encoding twin-arginine translocase TatA/TatE family subunit, producing MNAFIVLFLNLGSGEVFLIVMFILIFFGADKLPDMARALGKGMREMKNATAEIQREIEKSSAEIQREVNIENELKEITSATDSIKKNIAEGISNIEKHYAEEKTEETRKPDEPNELTPGDSVKRD
- the secDF gene encoding protein translocase subunit SecDF; amino-acid sequence: MQNIKGAIRIFAILMAASCLFYLSFSFVTRNWEKKAHLYAVNYSQNPKISDWAKARANGDSIKLREIIDSVITAREHFFLDDSIAGKKIYLGLYTYESCKDKELNLGLDLKGGMNVTIEVSTPDIIRALANYSNSPDFTQAILKAKDAQLKSNEDFISLFAKAYRAQNPQARLSSLFAAQLKQYDITFNSTDEQVLAAIRKENEAAVDRAKLVIETRINKFGVAQANVQHLKGTNRILVELPGVKDEERVDHLLKTAANLEFWETYEYSEVAPKLKEANDKLSVLLGYKKDTLFPDSTKKIAVYKDAKTKKDSLHADSIANKNWITEVKRVDSTKKALDSLTQAANKAAGKNEATPISDHIVLSNQQGKGPMLFGVLVKDTSVIAGYLRRPEIAPMFPHDMRFAWSVKPEYLTTGQPFLYLIALKAGPEGRASLMGDVVTDARKQFDRMNGSGSPEISMTMNAEGTHSWARLTKANVGRSVAIVLDNYVYTYPTVQGEIPNGTSQITGNFTNKEADDLVNVLNTGKLPAPAIIVEKTVVGATLGEEAIRAGMISFLVALVVVLIYMGFYYNKAGWVADIALFVNVFFIMGILSSLGAVLTLPGIAGIVLTIALSVDANVLIFERVREELREGKSLNNALADGYKHAMSSILDSNLTTLILGIILYSFGTGPVQGFATTLIIGIISSLFCAIFITRLIFDWMLKKEQKIPFSVPATENVLRNAKVDFVGRRKFYYMFSSAIIITGVIFWFKHNGFTLGVDFSGGRSYTVRFTKNVDREKVREALKVQFGMAPEVKTAGGNDQLKITTNYMANEVTGAVDTLVRKKLDAGINSGDGGAKYEVLSSIKVGPTIANEVIAKSFVVIIVSCILMFLYILMRFRKWQYGLGAVAALVHDVLVVLSCYTIFDGILPFPLEVDQHFVAAILTVMGYSMTDTVVVFDRIREFLAKEGKTLGNMEKRSTINYALNSTLTRTINTSMITFFVLSAIFWFGGETIRGFSFALLIGVIIGTYSSLCIATPIVVDFDRRKDADAAK
- a CDS encoding T9SS type A sorting domain-containing protein; amino-acid sequence: MNIRKVLMSKLFFATVGLVFLSFFNTQAQSVTGFDRIDSVRVFQNAQQLLYPWAGGMNYVMFSEIDLNLDGINDLFVFDRTGNKITTYLNNGTPNQVDYVLAPQYVSRFPLLHDWAILRDYNCDGKADIFTYSIAGFSIWKNTSTVAGGVSFQLVQYLVNTDRSPNSSHFIGNLFVSQIDIPAIRDMDGDGDLDVLTYENGGGRIEYHKNMGMELYGTCDSVHYIVSSNCWGELTENALNAQITLGTTCPPPPDVDHADAYSTFHMNLHSGSCIECINTNNDNDQDVIIGDISSSAMAYVRNGGTTAYAIGDLVDQAWPNYDSSVTMDVFNCGFHLDVNNDGLKDVIICPQAQNTSEDHTSVQYYKNTNTNSDVQVTFVQDAFMQDKMIDLGEGSYPVFYDYDNDGDSDLVIGNFGYYDSGNPYKTKIALLKNTGTSSNPVFDFTTDDFANIYANVPTLIGMAPAFGDLDGDGDKDLLCGDVNGKLNSFVKMPGPADNFVTGTMNYAGIDVGSYATPQLIDVDRDGLIDLLIGEQSGNINYYRNTGTAASPVFTLVTQTFGNIIVNQTGYTTGYSAPCMYDDNGQYVLLVGSERGYVFRFDNIDGNLAGTFTKTDSMYVSSLEGARVVPAVADLNGDGLMDVVIGNYSGGVSLFYGDNNVSTGQYYTSQENLFTIYPDPANEEITISTPSAINEKLSCDIYDISGKKILSTTINSNNDRIQVGKFAPGIYFTRITSEKGVVYNNKFVISR